One genomic region from Streptomyces sp. NBC_00582 encodes:
- a CDS encoding DJ-1/PfpI family protein, which produces MPAKILIVTGDAAESLEVLYPYQRLLEEGYEVHIAAPTRKKLRFVVHDFEPGFDTYTEKPGYTWPADLAFSEVDPGQYAAVVIPGGRAPEYLRNDPELRKILKSFFDADKPVAQICHGPLVTAAADALSGRRVTAYPALEFDMQSAGATFQDTDAVVDGTLVSSRAWPDHPAWMRAFLKVLRAKTPAD; this is translated from the coding sequence ATGCCCGCGAAGATCCTCATCGTCACCGGCGACGCAGCGGAGTCCCTGGAAGTCCTCTACCCCTACCAGCGCCTGCTCGAGGAGGGCTACGAGGTCCACATCGCCGCCCCCACCCGCAAGAAGCTCCGGTTCGTCGTCCACGACTTCGAACCCGGCTTCGACACCTACACCGAGAAACCCGGCTACACCTGGCCCGCCGACCTCGCCTTCTCCGAGGTCGACCCCGGCCAGTACGCCGCCGTCGTCATCCCCGGCGGCCGCGCCCCCGAGTACCTGCGCAACGACCCCGAACTCCGCAAGATCCTCAAGTCGTTCTTCGACGCCGACAAGCCCGTCGCCCAGATCTGCCACGGCCCCCTGGTCACCGCGGCCGCCGACGCGCTGAGCGGTCGCCGGGTCACCGCCTATCCCGCGCTGGAGTTCGACATGCAGAGCGCCGGCGCCACCTTCCAGGACACCGACGCCGTGGTCGACGGCACCCTCGTCTCCTCGCGCGCCTGGCCCGACCATCCGGCCTGGATGCGCGCGTTCCTGAAGGTGCTGCGCGCGAAGACCCCGGCGGACTGA
- a CDS encoding DUF6912 family protein, producing the protein MRVYVPLTLPGLAEAHKTGELGSGPLVAYAVTPALREWYLSDDIEELEYAALSRAALASLRLLAADPDAPRRRVVVAVDVPDRATEVDPDRGLDPAALGETRVSGGVRLAKAASVHVDAGDAEADVAAAARALGAADGGDDDAQFVVDGAEDHELLWFATQEIANLVGAGD; encoded by the coding sequence ATGCGTGTCTACGTCCCTCTGACCCTCCCCGGCCTCGCCGAGGCGCACAAGACGGGGGAACTGGGATCGGGACCGCTCGTCGCCTACGCCGTCACGCCCGCGTTGCGCGAGTGGTATCTGTCCGACGACATCGAGGAGCTGGAGTACGCGGCGCTGAGCCGGGCCGCGCTCGCCTCGCTGCGGCTGCTCGCGGCGGACCCGGACGCTCCGCGCAGGCGGGTCGTGGTCGCCGTCGACGTACCCGACCGTGCGACCGAGGTGGACCCGGACCGGGGGCTGGATCCGGCGGCGCTCGGTGAGACGCGGGTGTCGGGGGGCGTACGGCTGGCCAAGGCGGCCTCGGTGCACGTGGACGCCGGGGACGCGGAGGCGGACGTCGCCGCGGCGGCGCGGGCGCTCGGGGCGGCGGACGGCGGGGACGACGACGCGCAGTTCGTCGTGGACGGGGCCGAGGACCACGAGCTGCTGTGGTTCGCCACCCAGGAGATCGCGAACCTGGTGGGCGCGGGGGACTGA
- the secA gene encoding preprotein translocase subunit SecA, whose protein sequence is MSVLSKIMRAGEGKILRKLHRIADQVNSIEEDFVDLSDAELRALTEEYKQRYADGESLDDLLPEAFATVREAAKRVLGQRHYDVQIMGGAALHLGYVAEMKTGEGKTLVGTLPAYLNALSGKGVHLITVNDYLAERDSEMMGRVHKFLGLEVGCILANMTPAQRREQYACDITYGTNNEFGFDYLRDNMAWAKDELVQRGHNFAIVDEVDSILVDEARTPLIISGPADQATKWYGDFAKLVTRLKRGEAGNPLKGLEETGDYDVDEKKRTVAIHEAGVGKVEDWLGIDNLYESVNTPLVGYLNNAIKAKELFKKDKDYVVMDGEVMIVDEHTGRILAGRRYNEGMHQAIEAKEGVDIKDENQTLATITLQNFFRLYKRHDHDGKEVPGLSGMTGTAMTEAAEFHQIYKLGVVPIPTNKPMIRKDQSDLIYRTEVAKFEAVVDDIAEKHEKGQPILVGTTSVEKSEYLSQQLSKRGIQHEVLNAKHHEREASIVAQAGRRGAVTVATNMAGRGTDIKLGGNPEDLAEAELRQRGLDPEEHIEEWAQALPAALEKAEQAVKAEKEEVEELGGLYVLGTERHESRRIDNQLRGRSGRQGDPGESRFYLSLGDDLMRLFKAQMVERVMSMANVPDDVPIENKMVTRAIASAQSQVEQQNFETRKNVLKYDEVLNRQREVIYGERRRVLEGEDLHEQVQHFMDDTIDAYVSAETAEGFPEDWDLDRLWGAFKQLYPVKITVDELEEAAGDRAGLTAEFISESIKDDIHEQYEARETQLGSEIMRELERRVVLSVLDRKWREHLYEMDYLQEGIGLRAMAQKDPLVEYQREGFDMFSAMMDGIKEESVGYLFNLEVQVEQQVEEVPVEDAEPVDLEKQDVVPAQAGARPEIRAKGLDAPQRRNLHFSAPTVDGEGGTIEGDFDADGEPVRSEADGLTRAERRKQAKTGRRRKK, encoded by the coding sequence GTGTCCGTCCTCTCGAAGATCATGCGTGCAGGCGAAGGCAAGATCCTGCGCAAGCTGCACCGCATCGCGGACCAGGTCAACTCCATCGAAGAGGACTTCGTCGACCTCTCCGACGCCGAGCTGCGGGCCCTCACCGAGGAGTACAAGCAGCGGTACGCGGACGGCGAGTCCCTGGACGATCTGCTTCCGGAGGCGTTCGCCACGGTGCGTGAGGCCGCGAAGCGTGTGCTGGGGCAGCGTCACTACGACGTGCAGATCATGGGTGGTGCGGCCCTGCACCTGGGGTATGTGGCGGAGATGAAGACCGGTGAGGGCAAGACCCTCGTCGGCACGCTGCCCGCGTATCTGAACGCGCTGTCCGGCAAGGGCGTGCACCTGATCACGGTCAACGACTATCTGGCCGAGCGTGACTCGGAGATGATGGGCCGTGTTCACAAGTTTCTGGGCCTGGAGGTCGGCTGCATCCTGGCCAACATGACGCCGGCCCAGCGGCGTGAGCAGTACGCGTGCGACATCACGTACGGCACGAACAACGAGTTCGGCTTCGACTATCTGCGCGACAACATGGCGTGGGCGAAGGACGAGCTGGTGCAGCGGGGCCACAACTTCGCCATTGTCGACGAGGTCGACTCGATCCTGGTCGACGAGGCGCGTACGCCGTTGATCATCTCGGGTCCCGCCGATCAGGCGACGAAGTGGTACGGCGACTTCGCCAAGCTGGTGACGCGTCTGAAGAGGGGCGAGGCGGGAAATCCGCTGAAGGGCCTGGAGGAGACGGGCGACTACGACGTCGACGAGAAGAAGCGCACGGTCGCCATTCACGAGGCCGGTGTCGGCAAGGTCGAGGACTGGCTGGGCATCGACAATCTGTACGAGTCGGTGAACACGCCTCTGGTGGGGTACCTGAACAACGCCATCAAGGCGAAGGAGCTCTTCAAGAAGGACAAGGACTACGTCGTCATGGACGGCGAAGTCATGATCGTCGACGAGCACACGGGTCGTATCCTCGCGGGCCGCCGTTACAACGAGGGCATGCACCAGGCGATCGAGGCGAAGGAGGGGGTGGACATCAAGGACGAGAACCAGACGCTCGCCACGATCACCCTGCAGAACTTCTTCCGCCTGTACAAGCGTCACGACCATGACGGCAAGGAGGTCCCGGGTCTGTCCGGGATGACCGGTACAGCGATGACCGAGGCGGCGGAGTTCCACCAGATCTACAAGCTCGGTGTGGTGCCGATCCCGACGAACAAGCCGATGATCCGCAAGGACCAGTCGGACCTGATCTACCGCACCGAGGTCGCGAAGTTCGAGGCGGTCGTCGACGACATCGCGGAGAAGCACGAGAAGGGGCAGCCGATCCTGGTCGGCACCACGTCGGTCGAGAAGTCGGAGTACCTCTCGCAGCAGCTCTCCAAGCGCGGTATCCAGCACGAGGTGCTGAACGCCAAGCATCACGAGCGTGAGGCGTCGATCGTCGCGCAGGCGGGCCGCAGGGGCGCGGTGACGGTGGCCACGAACATGGCCGGCCGTGGTACGGACATCAAGCTCGGCGGCAATCCGGAGGACCTCGCGGAGGCGGAGCTGCGTCAGCGCGGCCTGGACCCCGAGGAGCACATCGAGGAGTGGGCGCAGGCGCTTCCCGCCGCCCTGGAGAAGGCCGAGCAGGCCGTCAAGGCGGAGAAGGAGGAGGTCGAGGAGCTCGGCGGTCTGTATGTGCTGGGCACCGAGCGGCACGAGTCGCGCCGTATCGACAACCAGCTGCGCGGTCGTTCGGGCCGTCAGGGCGACCCGGGTGAGTCGCGGTTCTATCTGTCCCTGGGCGATGACCTGATGCGTCTGTTCAAGGCGCAGATGGTCGAGCGTGTGATGTCGATGGCGAACGTTCCGGACGATGTGCCGATCGAGAACAAGATGGTGACGCGTGCGATCGCGTCGGCGCAGTCGCAGGTCGAGCAGCAGAACTTCGAGACGCGTAAGAACGTTCTGAAGTACGACGAGGTCCTGAACCGTCAGCGTGAGGTCATCTACGGGGAGCGGCGCCGCGTCCTGGAGGGTGAGGACCTGCATGAGCAGGTGCAGCACTTCATGGACGACACGATCGACGCGTATGTGTCGGCGGAGACGGCCGAGGGTTTCCCGGAGGACTGGGACCTGGACCGGCTGTGGGGTGCGTTCAAGCAGCTTTATCCGGTGAAGATCACGGTGGACGAGCTGGAGGAGGCGGCCGGTGACCGGGCGGGTCTGACGGCGGAGTTCATCTCCGAGTCCATCAAGGACGACATTCACGAGCAGTACGAGGCGCGGGAGACGCAGCTCGGCTCGGAGATCATGCGTGAGCTGGAGCGGCGGGTCGTGCTGTCGGTCCTGGACCGCAAGTGGCGTGAGCACCTCTATGAGATGGACTACCTCCAGGAGGGCATCGGTCTGCGTGCGATGGCGCAGAAGGACCCGCTGGTGGAGTACCAGCGTGAGGGCTTCGACATGTTCTCCGCGATGATGGACGGCATCAAGGAGGAGTCGGTCGGCTATCTGTTCAACCTGGAGGTCCAGGTGGAGCAGCAGGTCGAGGAGGTTCCGGTGGAGGACGCGGAGCCGGTCGACCTGGAGAAGCAGGACGTGGTGCCGGCGCAGGCGGGTGCGCGTCCGGAGATCCGTGCGAAGGGGCTGGACGCTCCGCAGCGGCGGAACCTGCATTTCTCGGCGCCGACCGTGGACGGTGAGGGCGGCACCATCGAGGGTGATTTCGACGCCGACGGCGAGCCGGTGCGTTCGGAGGCCGACGGTCTGACGCGTGCGGAGCGCCGTAAGCAGGCGAAGACGGGGCGGCGCCGCAAGAAGTAG
- a CDS encoding GNAT family N-acetyltransferase, which translates to MEPVTLTTDRLTLRPVGPQDTDAVHTAAQDPDIQRWTTIPSPYLPEHARSFTEQIAPDGWTDASLYTFGVFLPDGTLTGMLGLTMRSLGTAEIGFWTAKEHRGRGYTTEATLTAARWAFTHLAVDRVEWRAEVGNTASRAVAQHAGFTLEGTLRAALNNKGVRRDCWVGSLLPCDLGLPSAAPYLPPPARQTP; encoded by the coding sequence ATGGAACCCGTCACCCTCACCACCGACCGCCTGACCCTGCGCCCCGTCGGCCCCCAGGACACCGACGCCGTCCACACCGCCGCCCAGGACCCCGACATCCAGCGCTGGACCACCATCCCCTCCCCCTACCTCCCCGAACACGCCCGCAGCTTCACCGAACAGATCGCCCCCGACGGCTGGACCGACGCCTCCCTCTACACCTTCGGCGTCTTCCTCCCCGACGGCACCCTCACCGGCATGCTCGGCCTCACCATGCGCTCCCTCGGCACCGCCGAGATCGGCTTCTGGACCGCCAAGGAACACCGCGGCCGCGGCTACACCACCGAAGCCACCCTCACCGCCGCCCGCTGGGCCTTCACCCACCTCGCCGTCGACCGCGTCGAATGGCGCGCCGAAGTCGGCAACACCGCCTCCCGCGCGGTCGCCCAACACGCCGGCTTCACCCTCGAAGGCACCCTCCGCGCAGCCCTCAACAACAAAGGCGTACGACGCGACTGCTGGGTCGGCTCCCTCCTCCCCTGCGACCTCGGCCTGCCCTCCGCGGCCCCCTACCTGCCCCCTCCGGCACGACAGACGCCGTAA
- a CDS encoding HAD family hydrolase, with amino-acid sequence MGKQQVAAHIVWDWNGTLLNDNDAIIGATNAAFAELGLEPLTLERYRALYCVPVPKFYERLMGRLPTDVEWELMDEIFHRYYAEHRVRCGLTEGAVELLAGWRSAGHSQSLLSMYVHEELVPVVRGFGIEPHFVRVDGRVGPSGGSKAEHMVRHLAALGKSVEPARTVVIGDAADDAVAALHAGVRAVLYTGGSHSRASLEEVGVPVVDSLAEAVEVASRAAA; translated from the coding sequence ATGGGGAAGCAGCAGGTGGCGGCGCACATCGTCTGGGACTGGAACGGGACGCTGCTCAACGACAACGACGCGATCATAGGCGCGACGAACGCGGCGTTCGCGGAGCTCGGGCTGGAGCCGCTGACGCTGGAGCGGTACCGCGCGCTGTACTGCGTGCCGGTGCCGAAGTTCTACGAGCGGCTCATGGGGCGGCTGCCGACGGACGTCGAGTGGGAGCTCATGGACGAGATCTTCCACCGGTACTACGCGGAGCACCGGGTGCGGTGCGGGCTCACCGAGGGGGCGGTGGAGCTGCTCGCGGGATGGCGTTCGGCGGGGCACAGCCAGTCCCTGCTGAGCATGTACGTGCACGAGGAACTGGTGCCGGTGGTGCGGGGCTTCGGGATCGAGCCGCACTTCGTACGGGTGGACGGGCGGGTGGGGCCGTCGGGGGGCAGCAAGGCGGAGCACATGGTGCGGCATCTCGCCGCGCTGGGGAAGTCGGTGGAGCCCGCCCGGACCGTGGTCATCGGGGACGCGGCCGACGACGCGGTGGCGGCGCTGCACGCGGGCGTGCGGGCGGTGCTCTACACCGGCGGTTCGCACAGCCGGGCGAGCCTGGAGGAGGTGGGCGTACCGGTGGTGGACTCGCTCGCGGAAGCGGTGGAGGTGGCCTCACGGGCGGCCGCGTGA
- a CDS encoding NAD-glutamate dehydrogenase — MQTKLDEAKAELLERAARVAENSPVGGYLPTGTTSEGTAGTPDHDALLAFLQRYYLHTAPEDLKDRDPVDVFGAALSHYRLAENRPQGTANVRVHTPTVEENGWTCSHSVVEVVTDDMPFLVDSVTNELTRQGRGIHLVVHPQVLVRRDVTGRLIEVLGGVHSGVLPHDAHVESWIHVEMDRETDRADLKQVTADLLRVLSDVREAVEDWEKMRDSALRIADGLVEEPTPGDLASADVEEARELLRWLAADHFTFLGYREYQLREDDSLAAVPGTGLGILRADPQHAGEDAHPVSPSFERLPADARAKAREHKLLVMTKANSRATVHRPSYLDYVGVKKFDAEGNVVGERRFLGLFSSAAYTESVMRVPVVRRKVEAVLTGAGFSPNSHDGRDLLQIMETYPRDELFQTPVDELRSIVTSVLYLQERRRLRLYLRQDEYGRYYSALVYLPRDRYTTGVRLRIIDILKEELGGTSVDFTAWNTESILSRLHFVVRVAPGTELPELSESDKDRIEARLVEAARSWADAFSEALTAELGEERAAELLRRYTNAFTEGYKADHTPRAAVADLVHLERLTEEQNFSLSLYEPVGAAPDERRFKIYRKGDAISLSAVLPVLNRLGVEVIDERPYELRCSDRSVSWIYDFGLRIPKALGGGTTDLLGDDGRERFQDAFAATWTGQAENDGFNALVLGAGLNWRQAMVLRAYAKYLRQAGSTFSQDYMEDTLRTNVHTTRLLVSLFEARMSPGRQRAGLEIVDALLEELDAALDQVASLDEDRILRSFLTVIKATLRTNFFQTGKGGTPHAYVSMKFDPQAIPDLPAPRPAFEIWVYSPRVEGVHLRFGKVARGGLRWSDRREDFRTEILGLVKAQMVKNTVIVPVGAKGGFVAKQLPDPGVDRDAWLAEGIASYRTFISALLDITDNMVAGEVVPPADVVRHDEDDTYLVVAADKGTATFSDIANEVAGSYGFWLGDAFASGGSAGYDHKAMGITARGAWESVKRHFRDMGVDTQVEDFTVVGIGDMSGDVFGNGMLLSEHIRLVAAFDHRHIFIDPDPDAATSYAERRRLFELPRSSWADYNADLISAGGGVFPRTAKAIPVNGHIRQALGIEAGVTKLTPADLMKAILSAPVDLLWNGGIGTYVKASTESNADVGDKANDPIRVDGQDLRVKVVGEGGNLGLTQLGRIEFARQGGRINTDAIDNSAGVDTSDHEVNIKILLNGLVTDGDMTVKQRNKLLAEMTDEVGALVLRNNYAQNTAIANALAQSKDMLHAQQRFLRHLVREGHLDRALEFLPTDRQIRERLGSGHGLTGPETAVLLAYTKITVSDELLQTSLPDDAYLRGLLYAYFPTALREQFPEHIDSHPLRREITTTVLVNDTVNTGGTTYLHRLREETGASLEEIVRAQSAARAIFRSAPVWDAVEELDNTVEAAVQTRIRLHSRRLVERGTRWLLNNRPQPLQLAETVDFFAERVEQVWSQLTKLLRGADLEWWQKIYDELTGAGVPDELATRVAGFSSAFPALDIVSVADRTGKDPLDVAEVYYDLADRLHITQLMDRIIELPRADRWQSMARASIREDLYAAHAALTADVLAVGNGTSTPEQRFKAWEEKNAAILGRARTTLEEIQSSETFDLANLSVAMRTMRTLLRTHS, encoded by the coding sequence ATGCAGACCAAGCTGGACGAAGCCAAGGCCGAGCTGCTCGAGAGGGCGGCGCGGGTCGCTGAGAACAGCCCGGTCGGGGGGTACCTACCGACTGGGACGACGAGCGAGGGCACTGCGGGCACCCCGGACCATGACGCCCTCCTCGCGTTCCTCCAGCGCTACTACCTGCACACCGCCCCGGAGGACCTCAAGGACCGCGACCCGGTCGATGTCTTCGGAGCCGCTCTCTCCCACTACCGGCTCGCCGAGAACCGGCCGCAGGGAACCGCCAACGTCAGGGTCCACACGCCGACCGTCGAGGAGAACGGCTGGACCTGCAGCCACTCCGTCGTCGAGGTCGTCACCGACGACATGCCCTTCCTCGTCGACTCCGTCACCAACGAGCTGACCCGCCAGGGGCGCGGCATCCACCTCGTCGTGCACCCGCAGGTGCTGGTGCGCCGCGATGTGACCGGCAGGCTCATCGAGGTGCTGGGCGGCGTGCACTCCGGTGTTCTTCCGCACGACGCGCACGTCGAGTCGTGGATCCACGTCGAGATGGACCGCGAGACCGACCGCGCCGACCTCAAGCAGGTCACCGCCGACCTGCTGCGGGTCCTCTCCGACGTCCGGGAGGCCGTCGAGGACTGGGAGAAGATGCGGGACTCGGCGCTGCGGATCGCCGACGGTCTCGTCGAGGAGCCCACACCCGGCGATCTTGCCTCCGCCGACGTCGAGGAGGCGCGGGAGCTGCTGCGCTGGCTCGCCGCCGACCACTTCACCTTCCTCGGCTACCGCGAGTATCAGCTCCGTGAGGACGACTCCCTCGCGGCCGTGCCCGGCACCGGCCTCGGCATCCTGCGCGCCGACCCGCAACACGCCGGTGAGGACGCCCACCCCGTCAGCCCGTCGTTCGAGCGGCTGCCCGCCGACGCCCGCGCCAAGGCCCGTGAGCACAAGCTGCTCGTGATGACCAAGGCCAACAGCCGGGCCACCGTGCACCGGCCGTCGTACCTCGACTACGTCGGGGTGAAGAAGTTCGACGCCGAAGGGAACGTCGTCGGGGAGCGCCGCTTCCTCGGACTGTTCTCCTCGGCCGCCTACACCGAGTCCGTGATGCGGGTCCCCGTCGTGCGGCGCAAGGTCGAGGCCGTCCTGACGGGTGCCGGGTTCTCGCCCAACAGCCACGACGGACGCGACCTGCTCCAGATCATGGAGACCTACCCGCGCGACGAGCTCTTCCAGACGCCGGTCGACGAACTGCGCTCCATCGTCACCTCGGTGCTGTACCTGCAGGAGCGGCGCAGGCTGCGGCTGTACCTGCGGCAGGACGAGTACGGGCGCTACTACTCGGCGCTCGTCTACCTGCCCCGCGACCGCTACACCACCGGCGTCCGGCTGCGGATCATCGACATCCTCAAGGAGGAGCTCGGCGGCACCAGCGTCGACTTCACCGCCTGGAACACCGAGTCGATCCTGTCGCGGCTGCACTTCGTGGTGCGGGTCGCGCCGGGCACCGAGCTGCCCGAGCTGTCCGAGTCCGACAAGGACCGCATCGAGGCCCGTCTCGTCGAGGCCGCCCGGTCCTGGGCGGACGCGTTCTCCGAGGCGCTCACCGCCGAACTCGGCGAGGAGCGGGCCGCCGAGCTGCTGCGCCGCTACACCAACGCCTTCACCGAGGGCTACAAGGCCGACCACACCCCGCGCGCCGCGGTCGCCGACCTCGTCCACCTCGAACGGCTCACCGAGGAGCAGAACTTCTCCCTCAGCCTGTACGAGCCGGTGGGCGCCGCGCCCGACGAGCGCCGCTTCAAGATCTACCGCAAGGGCGACGCGATCTCCCTGTCGGCGGTGCTGCCGGTGCTGAACCGGCTCGGTGTCGAGGTGATCGACGAGCGGCCGTACGAGCTGCGCTGCTCGGACCGGTCGGTGTCCTGGATCTACGACTTCGGGCTGCGCATCCCCAAGGCGCTGGGCGGCGGCACCACCGATCTGCTCGGCGACGACGGCCGTGAGCGGTTCCAGGACGCGTTCGCCGCGACCTGGACCGGCCAGGCGGAGAACGACGGGTTCAACGCGCTGGTGCTGGGCGCCGGGCTGAACTGGCGGCAGGCGATGGTGCTGCGCGCCTACGCCAAGTACCTGCGGCAGGCCGGGTCCACGTTCAGCCAGGACTACATGGAGGACACCCTCCGTACGAACGTCCACACCACCCGGCTCCTGGTCTCCCTGTTCGAGGCGCGGATGTCGCCGGGCCGGCAGCGGGCCGGGCTGGAGATCGTCGACGCGCTCCTGGAGGAGCTCGACGCGGCGCTCGACCAGGTGGCCTCGCTCGACGAGGACCGGATCCTCAGGTCCTTCCTGACGGTCATCAAGGCGACCCTGCGCACCAACTTCTTCCAGACCGGCAAGGGCGGCACGCCGCACGCGTACGTGTCGATGAAGTTCGACCCGCAGGCCATCCCTGACCTGCCGGCGCCGCGGCCGGCGTTCGAGATCTGGGTGTACTCGCCCCGCGTGGAGGGCGTGCACCTCCGGTTCGGGAAGGTCGCGCGCGGCGGTCTGCGCTGGTCGGACCGCAGGGAGGACTTCCGCACGGAGATCCTCGGCCTGGTCAAGGCGCAGATGGTGAAGAACACCGTCATCGTGCCGGTCGGCGCCAAGGGCGGCTTCGTCGCCAAGCAGCTCCCCGACCCGGGCGTGGACCGCGACGCCTGGCTCGCCGAGGGCATCGCCAGCTACCGCACCTTCATCTCGGCGCTGCTCGACATCACCGACAACATGGTCGCCGGGGAGGTCGTGCCGCCGGCCGACGTCGTACGGCACGACGAGGACGACACCTACCTGGTGGTCGCCGCCGACAAGGGCACGGCGACGTTCTCCGACATCGCCAACGAGGTCGCCGGGTCGTACGGCTTCTGGCTGGGGGACGCGTTCGCCTCCGGCGGCTCGGCCGGCTACGACCACAAGGCGATGGGCATCACCGCCCGCGGCGCCTGGGAGTCCGTGAAGCGGCACTTCCGCGACATGGGCGTCGACACCCAGGTCGAGGACTTCACGGTCGTCGGCATCGGTGACATGTCCGGTGACGTGTTCGGCAACGGCATGCTGCTGTCCGAGCACATCCGCCTGGTCGCCGCCTTCGACCACCGGCACATCTTCATCGACCCCGACCCGGACGCCGCGACCTCCTACGCCGAGCGCCGCCGTCTGTTCGAGCTGCCGCGCAGCTCCTGGGCCGACTACAACGCCGACCTGATCTCCGCGGGCGGCGGTGTCTTCCCCCGGACGGCGAAGGCGATCCCGGTCAACGGGCACATCCGGCAGGCCCTCGGCATCGAGGCGGGCGTCACCAAGCTGACCCCGGCCGACCTGATGAAGGCGATCCTCTCCGCGCCGGTGGACCTGCTGTGGAACGGCGGCATCGGCACGTACGTCAAGGCGAGCACCGAGTCGAACGCGGACGTCGGCGACAAGGCCAACGACCCGATCCGCGTCGACGGCCAGGACCTGCGGGTCAAGGTCGTCGGCGAGGGCGGCAACCTCGGGCTGACCCAGCTCGGCCGGATCGAGTTCGCCCGCCAGGGCGGCCGGATCAACACCGACGCCATCGACAACAGCGCGGGCGTGGACACCTCCGACCACGAGGTGAACATCAAGATCCTGCTCAACGGGCTGGTCACGGACGGCGACATGACCGTCAAGCAGCGCAACAAGCTGCTCGCCGAGATGACCGACGAGGTCGGCGCGCTGGTCCTGCGCAACAACTACGCGCAGAACACGGCGATCGCCAACGCCCTCGCCCAGTCCAAGGACATGCTCCACGCCCAGCAGCGCTTCCTGCGCCACCTGGTGCGCGAGGGCCACCTGGACCGGGCGCTGGAGTTCCTGCCGACCGACCGGCAGATCCGTGAGCGCCTCGGCTCCGGCCACGGCCTGACCGGCCCGGAGACGGCCGTCCTGCTGGCGTACACGAAGATCACCGTCTCGGACGAGCTGCTGCAGACCTCCCTGCCGGACGATGCGTACCTGCGCGGTCTGCTGTACGCGTACTTCCCGACCGCGCTGCGCGAGCAGTTCCCGGAGCACATCGACAGCCACCCGCTGCGCCGTGAGATCACCACGACCGTGCTGGTCAACGACACGGTCAACACGGGCGGTACGACGTATCTGCACCGGCTGCGCGAGGAGACGGGGGCCTCGCTGGAGGAGATCGTGCGGGCGCAGTCCGCGGCCCGGGCGATCTTCCGGTCGGCGCCGGTGTGGGACGCGGTGGAGGAGCTGGACAACACGGTCGAGGCGGCCGTGCAGACCCGGATCCGGCTGCACTCGCGCCGGCTCGTCGAGCGGGGCACGCGCTGGCTGCTGAACAACCGGCCGCAGCCGCTGCAGCTCGCCGAGACGGTGGACTTCTTCGCCGAGCGGGTCGAGCAGGTCTGGTCGCAGCTCACCAAGCTGCTGCGCGGCGCGGACCTGGAGTGGTGGCAGAAGATCTACGACGAGCTGACCGGGGCCGGTGTGCCGGACGAGCTGGCGACGCGGGTGGCCGGGTTCTCCTCCGCGTTCCCGGCGCTGGACATCGTGTCGGTGGCCGACCGGACGGGCAAGGACCCGCTGGACGTCGCGGAGGTCTACTACGACCTCGCGGACCGGCTGCACATCACCCAGCTCATGGACCGCATCATCGAGCTGCCGCGGGCCGACCGCTGGCAGTCCATGGCCCGCGCCTCCATCCGTGAGGACCTCTACGCGGCCCACGCGGCGCTGACCGCGGACGTCCTGGCCGTCGGCAACGGCACCTCGACGCCCGAGCAGCGGTTCAAGGCGTGGGAGGAGAAGAACGCGGCGATCCTGGGCCGGGCGCGGACGACGCTGGAGGAGATCCAGAGCTCGGAGACGTTCGACCTGGCGAACCTGTCGGTGGCGATGCGGACGATGAGGACGCTGCTGCGGACGCATTCGTAG
- a CDS encoding Rv3235 family protein, producing MTRTHTAPGTADTRPPGRRDPRRPAATPPRTRQTRTTTAPRGPQRPTPPPARPRPTDLFADRLLAVLSGHRPVHSMLRHTLGSAYDDLAHLAERGPLRAPHGTRPTIRDIGYYVPRHGAIEAFARIGTGDRLRAMAFRLELGTDHRWRCTAVELDGPRRPRTQDD from the coding sequence ATGACGAGGACGCACACCGCCCCCGGCACCGCCGACACCCGCCCACCCGGCCGCCGCGACCCCCGACGCCCCGCCGCCACCCCACCCCGCACCCGCCAGACCCGCACCACGACCGCCCCACGCGGCCCCCAACGCCCCACCCCGCCCCCGGCCCGCCCCCGCCCCACCGATCTCTTCGCCGACCGCCTCCTCGCCGTCCTCAGCGGCCACCGCCCCGTCCACTCGATGCTCCGCCACACCCTGGGCAGCGCCTACGACGACCTCGCCCACCTCGCCGAACGCGGCCCCCTGCGCGCCCCCCACGGCACCCGCCCCACCATCCGGGACATCGGCTACTACGTCCCCCGCCACGGCGCCATCGAGGCCTTCGCCCGCATCGGCACCGGTGACCGCCTGCGCGCCATGGCCTTCCGCCTGGAACTCGGCACCGACCACCGCTGGCGCTGCACCGCCGTCGAACTCGACGGCCCCCGCAGGCCCCGCACCCAGGACGACTGA